CCGAAAAGGATGCTGCCGTCATCTACTTCCACGACAGAGTAAAAAAAGGCGGGTCCCAGTTGCGGATATGCTCGCGTCCAAAGCGTGTCTCCTGACGAGTCAGTGCGCGCAGCATACGGATTGAAGGTAAATGCATCTCTGGTTTGAGTACCCGCAACGATAAAGTCCCCATCTGCGGTTTCATTTACAGCATTCAACCGCTCAGCCAAGTTGCCTGCGCCAAAACTGTTGTTCCATTGCACTATTCCTTCACCGTCAGTCTTTGCTATGTACGCTTGATAATTCTCCGAGGCAACAGTCAGAAACCCGCCTTCACTCGTGGAAACCACGGCTCCGCCTTTGTAGATTCCGGGACTTCCGAATGACTGTACCCAAAGGGAGTCTCCATCTGCAGTAAGACATGCCAATCTGAGGTATGAGCTCGGAATAGCATCGCCTACAATCAACACCGCGATACGTCCGTCAATCCCCTCAGCAATGCTCATTCCGGGCTCACTGTAGGGATCTGAAATGCATGTGGACCATTGTACTTCGCCGTTGCTGTCCACCTTGGCAAGCGCAACACATGATGGCACATTGCTCTCGCCCGTCAAGATATATCTCCCGTCGGTAGCAGGGAACACAGCTCCTATTCTGTAGAATGGTGCAATACGATGCAGCCAAAGTTCCTGACCATCGTCATTTAGTCTGAGAAGTAAACCACCATCAGTACTGTCAGGTGCACGCCCCTCCCCTCCTATCATGAAACCACCATTTGGCACGCGGGCAATACTGTAAGCCGCATCGTTAATCGAACTGGAATATGTGTAGGTCCACAACGTGTCTGGCGGCTGGGGCTGGGCAATAGCGATCCCGAAGAACATAGTAATGAAGATGACAACAAATGCTGTTCTCATGGATGCCCTCGGTTTCATCGCCACAAACGAGCTTGGATGGTTTACTCCCCCATCACCTGCACGAACACTTTGCGCGTACGGGCGCGGTTGTCGTGGTCAATCACCACGATCTGCTGCCACGTGCCGAGAACGAGCGCGCCCTCGTGAACGGGAACGGTGATGCCGGGGCCCATCATGGTGGCGCGGATGTGCGAAAAGCCGTTGTCGTCGCCCCATGTTTCGCTGTGGCGGGTGCGCATCGTGTGGGGCGCGAATTTCTCCAGTTGGTCGCGCATGTCTTCCGTGAGTGCTGGCTCGAACTCGATGGTGGACACTGACGCCGTCGAGCCGACTACGAACACGCAGGCCAGACCGGAGCGAATCCCGGCTTCAGTGACGATCCTCTGCACGTGCCCGGTGACGTCGTGGATGTCGGAAAAGCCGCGCGTGCTTACGGAAATGTATTCGCCGTGGATCATGGTGTGTTCCTTCGATTAAAAAGGCGGATGCAATCTCACCCTATATTTCAGAGGGCGCGATAAATCGGCCCCTACCGTTTTGCAGAAGGACCGCCGGTGAGGCCGATGTGGGAGCGAGTGCCGTCGCGATTGGAGATGGCCGGATCGCCCGCATTCAGCGCCGGAGAACTTTTGTCGAGACGAAAACTTAATGTATCAGAGAACAGCGGATCGGTGAAAAGGAAACGTGTTGAATCCTGTCCGAGTACGTCTCCCGCCGCGTTGTCCCAGACAATGTTGTGCGAAACCGTCCATCCGGCGGTGTCGCCTTCCTGATTCCAGAATCCCACGCACGGGCAAACCCACTCCTTCCGCCAGCCGTTGAACGCGGAGATGTTGTTCACCATCCGCCCGCGCGTGCCCGCGTTCCAGACGGCCATGCCGCAGTTGCCGTTGCGGGCGGATACATTGTTCTCGGCGATCATCGTGCTTTGCCCCGAGGTAATGATCCCCCAGCCGAGATTATCGCAGACGGC
The window above is part of the bacterium genome. Proteins encoded here:
- a CDS encoding T9SS type A sorting domain-containing protein, which gives rise to MRTAFVVIFITMFFGIAIAQPQPPDTLWTYTYSSSINDAAYSIARVPNGGFMIGGEGRAPDSTDGGLLLRLNDDGQELWLHRIAPFYRIGAVFPATDGRYILTGESNVPSCVALAKVDSNGEVQWSTCISDPYSEPGMSIAEGIDGRIAVLIVGDAIPSSYLRLACLTADGDSLWVQSFGSPGIYKGGAVVSTSEGGFLTVASENYQAYIAKTDGEGIVQWNNSFGAGNLAERLNAVNETADGDFIVAGTQTRDAFTFNPYAARTDSSGDTLWTRAYPQLGPAFFYSVVEVDDGSILFGGSTGGSFLLAACDPNGYLIWSGLYGTPQQEDCRGMCLDSEGGAVMAGYKATIAEHSEDIWVIRTASVLRTEHEHYTPVSRSILLSSFPNPFNAVTRVEFEIPRTSRVTIRAHDILGREVGTITDDMFAIGQHSVSWQCADCASGVYFIAMTGDGFHLVRKAILLR
- a CDS encoding secondary thiamine-phosphate synthase enzyme YjbQ, encoding MIHGEYISVSTRGFSDIHDVTGHVQRIVTEAGIRSGLACVFVVGSTASVSTIEFEPALTEDMRDQLEKFAPHTMRTRHSETWGDDNGFSHIRATMMGPGITVPVHEGALVLGTWQQIVVIDHDNRARTRKVFVQVMGE